A part of Thermotoga petrophila RKU-1 genomic DNA contains:
- the galA gene encoding alpha-galactosidase, with the protein MEIFGKTFREGRFVLKEKNFTVEFAVEKIHLGWKISGRVKGSPGRLEVLRTKAPEKVLVNNWQSWGPCRVVDAFSFKPPKIDPNWRYTASVVPDVLERNLQSDYFVAEEGKVYGFLSSKIAHPFFAVEDGELVAYLEYFDVEFEDFVPLEPLVVLEDPNTSLLLEKYAELVGMENNARVPKHTPTGWCSWYHYFLDLTWEETLKNLKLAKNFPFEVFQIDDAYEKDIGDWLVTRGDFPSVEEMAKVIAENGFIPGIWTAPFSVSETSDVFNEHPDWVVKENGEPKMAYRNWNKKIYALDLSNDEVLSWLFDLFSFLKKMGYRYFKIDFLFAGAVPGEGKKNITPIQAFRKGMETIRKAVGEDSFILGCGSPLLPAVGYVDGMRIGPDTTPFWGEHIEDNGAPAARWALRNAITRYFMHDRLWLNDPDCLILREEKTDLTQKEKELYSYTCGVLDNMIIESDDLSLVRDHGKKVLKETLELLGGRPRVQNIMSEDLRYEIVSSGTLSGNVKIVVDLNSREYHLEKEGKSSLKKRVVKREDGRNFYFYEEGERE; encoded by the coding sequence GTGGAAATATTCGGAAAGACCTTCAGAGAGGGAAGATTCGTTCTCAAAGAGAAAAACTTCACAGTTGAGTTCGCGGTGGAGAAGATACACCTTGGCTGGAAGATCTCCGGCAGGGTGAAGGGAAGTCCGGGAAGGCTTGAGGTTCTTCGAACGAAAGCACCGGAAAAGGTACTTGTGAACAACTGGCAATCCTGGGGACCGTGCAGGGTGGTCGATGCCTTTTCTTTCAAACCACCCAAAATAGACCCGAACTGGAGATACACCGCTTCGGTGGTGCCCGACGTACTTGAAAGGAACCTCCAGAGCGACTATTTCGTGGCTGAAGAAGGAAAAGTGTACGGCTTTCTGAGTTCGAAAATCGCTCATCCTTTCTTCGCTGTGGAAGATGGGGAACTTGTGGCATACCTCGAATATTTCGATGTCGAGTTCGAAGACTTTGTTCCTCTTGAACCTCTCGTTGTACTCGAGGATCCCAACACATCTCTTCTTCTGGAGAAATACGCGGAACTCGTTGGAATGGAAAACAACGCGAGAGTTCCAAAACACACACCCACTGGATGGTGCAGCTGGTACCATTACTTCCTCGATCTCACCTGGGAAGAGACCCTCAAGAACCTGAAGCTCGCGAAGAATTTCCCGTTCGAGGTCTTCCAGATAGACGACGCCTACGAAAAGGACATAGGTGACTGGCTCGTGACAAGAGGAGACTTTCCATCGGTGGAAGAGATGGCAAAAGTTATAGCGGAAAACGGTTTCATCCCGGGTATATGGACCGCTCCGTTCAGCGTCTCTGAAACCTCCGATGTATTCAACGAACATCCGGACTGGGTGGTGAAGGAAAACGGAGAGCCGAAGATGGCTTACAGAAACTGGAACAAAAAGATATACGCCCTCGATCTTTCAAACGATGAGGTTCTGAGCTGGCTCTTCGATCTCTTCTCATTTCTGAAAAAGATGGGCTACAGGTACTTCAAGATCGACTTTCTCTTCGCGGGTGCCGTTCCAGGAGAGGGAAAAAAGAACATAACACCGATTCAAGCATTCAGAAAAGGAATGGAGACGATCAGAAAGGCTGTGGGAGAAGATTCTTTCATCCTCGGATGCGGTTCTCCCCTTCTTCCCGCAGTGGGATACGTCGACGGCATGAGGATAGGACCCGACACCACACCGTTCTGGGGAGAACATATAGAAGACAACGGAGCTCCCGCTGCAAGATGGGCGCTGAGAAACGCCATAACGAGGTACTTCATGCACGACAGACTCTGGCTGAACGACCCTGACTGTTTGATATTGAGAGAGGAGAAAACGGATCTCACACAGAAGGAAAAGGAGCTCTACTCGTACACGTGTGGAGTGCTCGACAACATGATCATAGAAAGCGATGATCTCTCGCTCGTCAGAGATCATGGAAAAAAGGTTCTGAAAGAAACGCTCGAACTCCTCGGTGGAAGACCACGGGTTCAGAACATCATGTCGGAGGATCTGAGATACGAGATCGTCTCGTCTGGCACTCTCTCAGGAAACGTCAAGATCGTGGTCGATCTGAACAGCAGAGAGTACCACCTGGAAAAAGAAGGAAAGTCCTCCCTGAAAAAAAGAGTCGTCAAAAGAGAAGACGGAAGAAACTTCTACTTCTACGAAGAGGGTGAGAGAGAATGA
- the lacZ gene encoding beta-galactosidase LacZ — MSYEWENPQLVGEGTEKPHASFIPYLDPFSGEWEYPEEFISLNGNWGFLFAKNPFEVPEDFFSENFDDSNWDEIEVPSNWEMKGYGKPIYTNVVYPFEPNPPFVPKDDNPTGVYRRWIEIPEDWFKREIFLHFEGVRSFFYLWVNGKKIGFSKDSCTPAEFRLTDVLRPGKNLITVEVLKWSDGSYLEDQDMWWFAGIYRDVYLYSLPKFHIRDVFVRTDLDENYRDGKIFLDVEMRNLGEEEEKDLEVTLITPDGDEKTLVKETVKPEDRVLSFAFDVKDPRKWSAETPHLYVLKLKLGEDEKKVNFGFRKIEIKDGMLLFNGKPLYIKGVNRHEFDPDRGHAVTVERMIQDIKLMKQHNINTVRTSHYPNQTKWYDLCDYFGLYVIDEANIESHGIGWDPEVTLANRPEWEKAHLDRIQRMVERDKNHPCVIFWSLGNEAGDGVNFEKAALWIKERDNTRLIHYEGTTRRGESYYVDVFSLMYPKIDVLLEYASRKREKPFIMCEYAHAMGNSVGNLKDYWDVIERYPYLHGGCIWDWVDQGIRKKDENGKEFWAYGGDFGDEPNNKNFCCNGVVLPDRTPEPELYEVKKIYQNIKVRQISIDTYEVENGYLFTDLEMFDGTWRIRKDGEVIEEGRFKLSAEPGERKIFKIPLPVMEDSEYFLEICFALSEDTLWAKKGHVVAWEQFLLKPPIFQKSIVQEKVDFSEDGRYLLVRTKDAEFIFSKLTGLLEHIVYRGRNILTGSIVPNFWRVPTDNDIGNRMPERLSIWKKASSERKLFKMFWKRRENSVSVQSVYQVPGNSWVYLTYTIFGNGDILVDLSLIPAEGVPEIPRIGLQFTVPEEFGTVEWYGRGPHETYWDRKESGLFARHRKAVDEMIHRYVRPQETGNRSDVRWFALSDGETKLFVSGMPQIDFSVWPFSMEDLERAQHISELPERDFVTVNVDFRQMGLGGDDSWGAMPHLEYRLLPKPYRFSFRMRISKEIPSWRVLAAIPETLHVEMSSEDVIREGDTLRVKFSLLNDTPLSKEEQVVLFVDGNEYSVRRVVIPPFKKEELVFKVEGLKKGEHLIHTNLNTRKTIYVR, encoded by the coding sequence ATGTCCTACGAATGGGAAAACCCACAGCTTGTGGGTGAAGGAACGGAGAAGCCACACGCTTCTTTCATACCCTATCTGGACCCGTTCAGCGGGGAATGGGAGTACCCTGAGGAATTCATCTCTTTGAACGGGAACTGGGGGTTTCTCTTCGCGAAAAATCCCTTCGAGGTGCCGGAGGATTTCTTTTCAGAGAACTTCGACGACTCGAACTGGGATGAGATAGAAGTTCCAAGCAACTGGGAGATGAAAGGATATGGGAAGCCCATCTACACGAACGTGGTTTATCCATTTGAACCGAACCCTCCTTTTGTTCCAAAAGACGACAATCCGACCGGGGTGTACAGAAGGTGGATCGAGATACCTGAGGATTGGTTCAAAAGGGAGATCTTTCTGCATTTTGAAGGTGTTCGATCCTTCTTCTATCTGTGGGTGAACGGGAAGAAGATCGGTTTCAGCAAAGACAGCTGCACACCCGCTGAATTCAGACTCACCGATGTTCTAAGGCCAGGGAAGAATCTGATCACCGTTGAGGTTCTGAAGTGGAGCGATGGAAGCTATCTCGAAGATCAGGACATGTGGTGGTTTGCGGGGATATACAGGGACGTTTATCTGTACTCGCTGCCGAAATTTCACATCAGGGACGTGTTCGTGAGAACGGATCTGGATGAAAATTACAGAGACGGAAAGATCTTTCTGGACGTAGAGATGAGAAATCTCGGTGAGGAAGAAGAAAAAGACCTTGAAGTAACACTCATCACACCGGATGGAGACGAAAAAACACTCGTGAAAGAGACAGTAAAGCCGGAGGACAGAGTCCTTTCCTTTGCCTTTGACGTGAAAGATCCGAGGAAGTGGTCCGCGGAGACACCACATCTGTACGTTTTGAAACTGAAACTGGGAGAAGACGAAAAGAAAGTCAACTTCGGATTCAGGAAGATAGAGATAAAAGACGGAATGCTTCTTTTCAACGGGAAACCTCTCTACATAAAGGGAGTGAACAGACACGAGTTCGATCCTGACAGGGGTCATGCGGTGACGGTGGAGAGGATGATTCAGGACATAAAACTCATGAAGCAGCACAACATAAACACAGTTCGCACATCGCACTATCCGAACCAGACGAAGTGGTACGATCTGTGTGACTATTTTGGACTCTACGTGATAGACGAGGCAAACATCGAATCCCACGGTATAGGCTGGGATCCTGAAGTGACACTTGCGAACAGACCGGAATGGGAGAAGGCACATCTCGACAGAATCCAGAGGATGGTCGAGCGTGACAAGAATCATCCGTGTGTTATCTTCTGGTCTCTTGGAAACGAAGCGGGAGACGGAGTGAATTTCGAAAAAGCCGCTCTCTGGATAAAGGAAAGAGACAACACGCGGCTTATCCATTACGAGGGAACAACAAGGAGGGGAGAATCGTACTACGTGGATGTTTTCTCTCTCATGTACCCGAAGATAGACGTTCTTCTTGAGTACGCCTCCAGAAAGAGGGAAAAGCCTTTCATCATGTGTGAGTATGCCCACGCGATGGGAAACAGTGTGGGAAATCTGAAGGACTACTGGGATGTGATAGAAAGGTATCCGTATCTTCACGGAGGGTGCATCTGGGACTGGGTGGACCAGGGAATCAGGAAGAAGGATGAAAACGGAAAGGAATTCTGGGCGTACGGTGGAGATTTCGGCGATGAACCAAACAACAAGAATTTCTGCTGCAACGGAGTGGTCCTTCCCGACAGAACACCCGAGCCAGAGCTTTACGAGGTGAAGAAAATCTATCAGAACATCAAAGTGCGTCAGATCTCAATAGACACCTACGAAGTGGAGAACGGGTATCTTTTCACAGACCTTGAGATGTTCGATGGAACTTGGAGGATCAGAAAGGACGGTGAAGTGATAGAAGAAGGAAGGTTCAAACTCTCAGCCGAGCCAGGAGAAAGGAAAATTTTTAAGATACCACTTCCAGTGATGGAAGACTCGGAATACTTCCTTGAGATCTGTTTTGCTCTCTCTGAAGATACCCTCTGGGCGAAGAAGGGACACGTTGTAGCGTGGGAACAGTTCCTCCTGAAACCTCCCATCTTTCAAAAAAGCATTGTTCAGGAAAAAGTAGATTTCTCAGAAGATGGAAGATACCTTCTGGTGAGGACAAAAGACGCGGAGTTTATCTTCTCGAAACTCACCGGCCTTCTGGAGCACATCGTGTACAGGGGAAGAAATATCCTGACAGGATCGATCGTTCCAAATTTCTGGAGAGTTCCAACGGACAACGATATCGGAAACAGAATGCCGGAAAGACTCTCCATATGGAAAAAGGCATCGAGCGAAAGAAAGCTCTTCAAGATGTTCTGGAAGAGAAGGGAAAACAGCGTTTCCGTTCAGAGTGTCTATCAGGTACCCGGAAACAGCTGGGTGTACCTCACCTACACCATCTTTGGAAACGGTGACATCCTCGTGGATCTTTCCCTGATTCCCGCAGAAGGTGTACCGGAGATTCCAAGGATCGGTCTTCAGTTCACGGTCCCTGAAGAGTTCGGCACCGTGGAGTGGTACGGAAGGGGACCGCACGAGACTTACTGGGACAGAAAAGAAAGTGGCCTTTTCGCAAGGCACAGAAAAGCTGTCGATGAGATGATACACAGGTACGTCAGGCCCCAGGAAACGGGGAACAGATCGGACGTGAGATGGTTTGCGCTTTCCGACGGTGAAACAAAACTCTTTGTGTCAGGCATGCCGCAGATAGACTTCAGCGTCTGGCCCTTTTCCATGGAGGATCTCGAGAGGGCTCAGCACATAAGTGAACTCCCGGAGAGGGACTTCGTCACCGTGAACGTGGACTTCAGACAGATGGGCCTTGGAGGAGACGACAGCTGGGGTGCGATGCCTCATCTGGAGTACAGGCTTCTACCAAAGCCGTATCGTTTTTCTTTCAGAATGAGGATTAGCAAAGAGATTCCATCCTGGAGGGTTCTTGCGGCGATCCCTGAAACGCTCCATGTTGAGATGTCCTCAGAAGACGTGATACGCGAAGGAGACACCCTGAGAGTGAAATTTTCCCTTCTGAACGACACTCCACTGAGCAAGGAAGAACAGGTGGTTCTCTTTGTTGATGGAAACGAATACTCGGTGAGGCGAGTGGTGATTCCACCCTTCAAGAAGGAAGAGCTGGTGTTCAAAGTAGAAGGATTGAAGAAGGGAGAACATCTGATACATACTAATCTGAACACGAGAAAAACTATCTACGTGAGGTGA
- a CDS encoding LacI family DNA-binding transcriptional regulator: MKKKYVTIRDIAEKAGVSINTVSRALNNKPDISEETRRKILKIAQELGYVKNATASSLRSKQTNIVGVIIADSANPFYAEVLKGIEAASRKYGYQIMLMNTERIYENEEKAIEVLLQRRVDGLLITPVQDKSDDIRALIERKVPFVIVGRHFEELEVDEIHSDEVKGGYLATRHLIERGRKNIIMISGYLFKSAAYMRLEGYRKALKEYGIPFSEKMIIETDIDIESGYRAMREAIEKGLEFDAVFCYNDLLAFGVIKALKECGYRIPEDVAVVGYDDIVYSSFVCPSLTTVRIKKFEMGYEAFRMLLQRLKGRRKKRKRVILDVELVVRESG, translated from the coding sequence ATGAAGAAAAAGTACGTTACGATCAGAGACATAGCAGAGAAAGCGGGTGTTTCCATAAACACAGTCTCAAGGGCACTCAACAACAAGCCCGACATTAGCGAAGAAACCAGAAGAAAGATACTGAAAATTGCACAAGAACTGGGATACGTGAAAAATGCCACCGCTTCCTCTTTGAGGAGCAAGCAAACGAACATCGTGGGGGTCATCATAGCCGACAGTGCCAACCCGTTCTACGCGGAGGTCTTGAAGGGAATAGAAGCCGCTTCGAGAAAGTACGGCTATCAGATCATGCTCATGAACACTGAGAGAATCTACGAAAATGAAGAGAAGGCTATAGAAGTGCTTCTCCAGAGGAGAGTCGATGGTCTTCTCATAACACCTGTTCAGGATAAATCAGACGATATAAGAGCTTTGATCGAAAGAAAAGTTCCCTTCGTCATAGTCGGCAGACACTTCGAAGAGTTAGAAGTGGATGAGATCCACAGTGATGAGGTAAAGGGAGGGTATCTTGCAACCAGACATCTCATAGAAAGAGGAAGAAAAAACATCATTATGATCAGCGGATATCTGTTCAAATCGGCTGCCTACATGCGACTTGAAGGATACAGAAAGGCTTTGAAAGAGTACGGAATTCCATTCAGTGAAAAAATGATCATTGAAACAGACATTGACATAGAGAGTGGATATCGAGCGATGCGGGAAGCGATTGAAAAGGGACTTGAATTCGATGCGGTCTTCTGTTACAACGATCTACTCGCTTTTGGTGTGATAAAAGCCTTGAAAGAGTGTGGATATCGTATACCAGAAGATGTGGCTGTTGTTGGCTACGACGACATCGTTTATTCCTCTTTTGTTTGCCCCTCTCTGACAACGGTGAGGATAAAGAAGTTCGAAATGGGATATGAGGCGTTCAGGATGCTTCTTCAAAGATTGAAGGGGCGAAGAAAGAAAAGAAAACGAGTAATCTTGGATGTGGAGCTCGTTGTGAGGGAAAGTGGATGA
- the galT gene encoding galactose-1-phosphate uridylyltransferase yields the protein MMELRYNPLTDEWVIVSAATQKRPVQPSKTECPICVGGLELPEEYDLVTFENRYPSLKKDPPPVDWKDKGPFRKEESRGICEVVVYTSDHNTALPGMPLKQIEKLVEMWVDRTRDLSQHDFVKYIFIFENRGKEVGASLPHPHGQIYAFPFLPKRIEVKIDAMRNWYEEERKCPICEVLESEGEERKVYETEHFLALVPFYARFPYEVHIYPKRHVSTLLEFSKEEKKEFAKVLKVVTAKYDKLFDQEFPYMMMFFQAPFNEEDVSHFFHFHVEFNPPKRDKDKLKWMASVETGTWAFINPVVPEEAARQLRETEVEI from the coding sequence ATGATGGAACTCAGGTACAATCCGCTCACAGATGAATGGGTGATCGTTTCGGCGGCCACACAGAAAAGACCGGTACAGCCATCGAAGACGGAGTGTCCCATCTGTGTTGGAGGCCTCGAGCTTCCCGAGGAGTACGATCTTGTCACCTTCGAGAACAGGTATCCTTCTCTGAAAAAAGATCCACCTCCTGTGGACTGGAAAGATAAGGGGCCTTTCAGGAAAGAAGAGTCCCGCGGTATCTGCGAGGTGGTCGTCTACACCTCGGATCACAACACAGCACTTCCTGGAATGCCTTTGAAGCAGATAGAAAAGCTCGTTGAGATGTGGGTGGACAGAACAAGGGACCTTTCTCAGCACGACTTTGTGAAATATATCTTCATTTTCGAGAACCGTGGAAAGGAAGTCGGTGCTTCCCTTCCACACCCGCACGGTCAGATATACGCGTTTCCTTTCCTTCCAAAGAGAATAGAAGTGAAGATAGACGCGATGAGGAATTGGTACGAAGAGGAAAGGAAGTGTCCCATCTGCGAGGTCCTGGAGAGCGAAGGAGAGGAAAGAAAAGTTTACGAGACGGAACATTTCCTCGCACTCGTTCCTTTCTATGCACGCTTCCCGTACGAGGTGCACATCTACCCGAAGAGGCACGTGAGCACTCTTCTGGAATTTTCGAAAGAAGAAAAGAAAGAGTTTGCGAAAGTTCTCAAGGTGGTAACTGCAAAGTACGACAAACTCTTCGATCAGGAGTTTCCCTACATGATGATGTTCTTCCAGGCACCGTTCAACGAAGAGGATGTGTCTCACTTCTTCCACTTCCATGTGGAGTTCAACCCACCGAAGCGAGACAAAGATAAACTGAAGTGGATGGCGAGTGTCGAGACGGGTACATGGGCGTTCATAAACCCCGTCGTTCCCGAAGAAGCAGCGAGGCAGCTCAGAGAGACGGAGGTGGAAATATGA
- a CDS encoding ABC transporter ATP-binding protein, which produces MEALISGKNLKAYYVLDFWGSKKIVKAVDNVSLEILPNEIYGIAGESGCGKSTLLKVLLALLDPPLRLMDGELLYNIEGNLTNVTLLKSEATRRLRWSFISYIPQGSMHVLNPVKRVRDTFIEILSSHVKKQTKEFLDLAVQHLKDLGLPERVLNMFPHQLSGGMRQRVTIALATVLKPRVIFADEPTTALDVVAQRAVMQLIRKIQNDLKNTVVLVTHDMGVHAQIATRMAIMYAGKIVEEGPTLEIFKNPLHPYTRYLIQSLPSIGDKKLRSGIPGSPPSLVTPPPGCRFHPRCPHVTQRCREEEPLLKEIKPGYKVACFLMER; this is translated from the coding sequence ATGGAAGCGTTGATATCGGGAAAGAATTTGAAAGCTTATTACGTGCTTGACTTTTGGGGTAGTAAAAAAATAGTAAAAGCTGTTGATAATGTTAGTCTTGAAATACTACCTAACGAAATTTACGGCATAGCTGGTGAATCGGGTTGTGGAAAGTCCACGCTTTTGAAAGTCTTGCTTGCTCTTCTCGATCCACCGCTACGTCTGATGGATGGTGAGTTGTTGTACAACATAGAAGGAAATCTTACGAATGTAACATTGTTGAAAAGTGAAGCAACAAGGAGATTGAGATGGAGTTTTATTTCTTACATTCCACAAGGATCAATGCACGTGCTCAATCCCGTAAAGCGAGTGAGGGATACCTTCATAGAAATTCTGAGCAGTCACGTTAAAAAGCAGACTAAGGAGTTTCTCGACCTCGCAGTTCAGCATCTGAAGGATCTTGGACTTCCCGAGAGGGTTCTGAACATGTTCCCACATCAGCTGTCGGGAGGTATGAGACAGAGGGTTACCATAGCACTCGCCACAGTCTTGAAACCCCGCGTCATATTCGCAGATGAACCAACAACGGCACTCGATGTGGTGGCTCAACGAGCTGTTATGCAACTAATAAGAAAGATTCAAAATGATCTAAAAAACACCGTTGTTCTGGTAACTCATGATATGGGTGTGCACGCTCAAATCGCAACGAGGATGGCGATCATGTACGCGGGAAAGATCGTGGAGGAGGGCCCCACGCTGGAAATTTTCAAAAATCCTCTCCATCCTTATACGCGTTATCTGATACAGTCTCTTCCATCAATCGGTGATAAGAAATTGAGATCAGGAATTCCCGGTTCGCCACCCTCGCTGGTGACACCCCCGCCGGGGTGCAGATTCCACCCGAGATGTCCACATGTTACCCAGAGATGCAGGGAAGAAGAACCACTTTTAAAAGAGATAAAACCGGGTTATAAAGTAGCTTGTTTTTTAATGGAGAGGTGA
- a CDS encoding beta-galactosidase, producing MLGVCYYPEHWGIERVEEDFRRMKELGIEYVRIGEFAWSRIEPERGKFNWDWLDKTLELAEKMGLKIVLGTPTATPPKWLIDEHPEILPVDKDGRVKNFGSRRHYCFSSSVYREEVKRIVTIIAKRYGKHPAVAGWQTDNEYGCHDTVKCYCPRCKKAFQKWLERKYEGDIKKLNEAWGTVFWSQEYRSFDEIELPNLTPADPNPSHLLDYYRFASDQVVEFNKLQVEIIREYSPGRFITHNFMGGFVDFDHYKLSRDLDFASWDNYPLGHTLVFLRMKGETKNPFDRVGHPDIISFSHDLYRGVGRGRFWVMEQQAGPVNWAPYNLWPAKGAVKLWTWQAFAHGAEVVSYFRWRQVPFAQEQMHSGLLAPDSAPSPGYHEVKQVFEELKNIDINEPVKSEVALVFDYETAWIFSIQPHGEGANYLDLVFRCYSALRSLGLNVDIVPPGSSLDGYKMVVVPSLAIVKEEVLNTFKKYDGLLVLGPRSGSKTETFQIPPEMPPGLLKELIPVEVRQVESLGYNAETLIWNGKEYPVLIWREDVDPTITEVIARFKDGFGAIFRKDNVFYLSFWPDREFLVDFFEALSKESGIETKRLPEGIRIQRRGEYVFSFNFTSEEVDLEIPAKVQIVLGDQKIPPYGLLIWRENEH from the coding sequence ATGCTCGGAGTCTGTTACTATCCTGAACACTGGGGAATAGAGAGAGTGGAAGAAGACTTCAGAAGGATGAAAGAACTCGGGATAGAGTACGTGAGGATTGGAGAGTTCGCCTGGAGCAGGATAGAGCCTGAGCGTGGAAAGTTCAACTGGGACTGGCTCGACAAAACACTTGAGCTGGCAGAGAAGATGGGGCTCAAGATCGTACTGGGAACTCCCACAGCTACACCTCCGAAGTGGCTCATCGATGAACACCCGGAGATCCTTCCCGTTGATAAAGATGGCAGGGTGAAAAATTTTGGTTCCAGAAGACATTACTGCTTCTCCAGCTCTGTCTATAGAGAAGAAGTGAAAAGAATAGTCACCATCATAGCGAAAAGGTACGGAAAACACCCGGCAGTCGCAGGCTGGCAGACGGACAACGAATACGGCTGTCACGATACGGTTAAGTGCTACTGTCCGAGGTGCAAAAAAGCCTTCCAAAAATGGTTGGAAAGAAAGTACGAGGGAGACATAAAGAAATTGAATGAAGCGTGGGGAACAGTGTTCTGGAGCCAGGAGTATCGATCCTTCGACGAAATAGAGCTTCCGAATCTCACTCCTGCCGATCCAAACCCGTCTCATCTTCTCGACTATTACAGGTTCGCTTCCGACCAGGTGGTGGAATTCAACAAGCTTCAAGTGGAGATCATAAGGGAGTATTCTCCTGGAAGATTCATCACACACAATTTCATGGGAGGATTTGTAGATTTTGACCATTACAAACTTTCAAGAGACTTGGATTTTGCATCCTGGGACAACTACCCACTCGGACACACACTCGTTTTTCTGAGAATGAAGGGTGAGACGAAAAATCCGTTCGATAGAGTAGGACACCCGGACATCATCTCCTTCTCACACGACCTGTACCGAGGAGTGGGCAGGGGAAGATTCTGGGTGATGGAACAGCAAGCAGGACCTGTGAACTGGGCTCCTTACAATCTCTGGCCTGCCAAAGGAGCAGTGAAACTCTGGACGTGGCAGGCATTCGCACACGGTGCGGAGGTGGTCTCTTACTTCAGATGGAGGCAGGTTCCTTTCGCGCAGGAGCAGATGCACTCCGGACTTCTGGCACCGGATTCAGCACCTTCCCCTGGATACCATGAGGTAAAGCAGGTTTTCGAGGAGCTCAAAAACATCGATATCAATGAACCCGTGAAAAGCGAAGTGGCACTTGTCTTCGATTATGAAACAGCATGGATCTTCTCCATACAACCGCACGGCGAGGGGGCGAACTACCTCGATCTTGTCTTCAGATGCTACAGCGCGCTCAGAAGTCTTGGTCTGAACGTGGATATAGTACCCCCTGGATCTTCACTGGACGGATACAAAATGGTCGTTGTTCCAAGTCTTGCCATTGTGAAGGAAGAGGTTCTGAACACGTTTAAAAAATACGACGGTCTTCTCGTACTTGGCCCAAGAAGCGGAAGCAAAACAGAGACGTTCCAGATTCCTCCCGAGATGCCCCCAGGTCTTCTCAAAGAGCTCATACCCGTTGAAGTAAGACAAGTTGAAAGCCTTGGGTACAACGCTGAAACTCTTATTTGGAACGGGAAAGAGTATCCCGTCTTGATCTGGAGGGAGGACGTGGATCCTACTATCACGGAAGTGATCGCAAGATTCAAAGATGGTTTTGGAGCCATATTCCGGAAAGACAACGTTTTTTACCTTTCTTTCTGGCCTGACAGAGAATTTCTTGTAGATTTCTTTGAAGCACTTTCAAAAGAATCAGGAATTGAAACGAAAAGATTACCAGAAGGAATACGCATTCAAAGGAGAGGTGAATATGTTTTTTCTTTCAATTTCACCTCTGAGGAGGTAGATTTAGAAATACCAGCAAAGGTTCAGATAGTTCTAGGAGATCAAAAGATTCCTCCCTACGGACTGTTGATATGGAGGGAAAACGAACACTGA